The Citrus sinensis cultivar Valencia sweet orange chromosome 4, DVS_A1.0, whole genome shotgun sequence DNA segment ttaaaaattatttagtatcTAATGACTCGATCaaacttattttcaactaGTTTTATACCACTCAAGTTTGAATATCATGGAAGAGatataaagttaaaaatttgatttagaaCTTATCCAAGATATTCTAATTTCATCAGTTTTGGAAAAccatcaaataataaaagcaaATTCTAGATGTGTCCGCTAATTTTGCTAGACACCGATTCGTTACTACTGCTTTTACGTCGTCAAGTATATCCTACCTAAATAAGGCATATTATTCATCACtttaaaacataaataggtgttATCAATGAGTTGCTAACAAAAGTTACACTTTAAATATTAGTCTGGAGaccccaaaaagaaaaaaaagttatcaaAAGGGACTAAATGGAATATatgtgaattaaaaataagctgGTGAATTACTTAAACTATAATTAGGGAAAAAGGGGCACAAGAATTGCATGCAATGGCAAGTGAAGGGAACATGacaaagaagcaaaataataataataataataataataatagaataatagaATGTGAGAGAGCACCGCAGATTCCGTGGGATCCAGGCTTGCACTCCAATCATCTTATGATGAGCAAGAAGAAACAGAAAGAAGAATCGTCGAGGCAAAGTAATGCATTTTCTTTGCtctttgctttgctttgctcttcttttttttttttccttttaacaaATTCTCTCCCAATTTAggtatatgtatatacattAATTATTGATCAGGTCGGTAGAGTTAAAAGAGTAGAGTTATTATTTCCCGTTTTTTGACTGCCTGTATTTTCAGCGTACTACTGTTATACATTTTTGTGCATCTTTTTCTTCGGAAATACgtatgttatatttgtatgtGAGTAAATGTGGCTGCTGTGCCCACTGGCACCAACTTGGCTCGGCCTCGGGCATTaagttttcataatttattttataaattttctttttttttaaaaaaaacaaaattaaaattcaatctaTACACTTTGTGTAGAAGTTATAAGTATTTTACAACGGTGTAACATCTCGATCACATAGTCCAAatctaaattttgtaaaatttgaaCGTCCGAACCTAGTCACCAATATTTAAGAATAAGCATATATTGTCTAAGTAAATCATATATATTGTACTGATTTGGTTTAGCATCCTAAGCTTCATGCCATTATACTGTTAAATCATATGATTCAATAGTTTCTCAAGTACAGATGACCGAATGTAGATTTCATAAGGATTCATTATTACACCATATGATGTTATGGTGTAATAATAGGAAACAGATTCAGTGCTCAGCTGAGTTTGTGTTGAGCACTAAATCAACTGTAAACAATTTTTGCATATGGCCTCAATTAACTGTTGACCATTGATCCGGTACTCAGAATCAGCTCAGCTAAGCACCGGATCCTAATATGTAATAATGAATTCATATGAAATCCGTATTTAGCGTTTACACCTGAGAATTTCTATATGCATATTTTACTTTGCTATAATTGGTGCACAGTGAGAACAAAACCACTTGTGTTTTATGAGCTATTCTCTAATACTAATAATTCTGTTGTTAGTTTTGTTCTCTTAATCTGACAACGTCATGGTTCTTATTACAATAGAGGCTAAAAATTAGGGAACAATTAGCAAGTAGTTTTCAATTTgactaacaaaaaaaaaaaaaaaaaaaacttcaatcTCCTTTGTGAGCaactcaattttctttttctcttcatctATATTAGTGACATTCGAATCTCTCAGACTTAATtcacttataaattaatacgTATGCAATTACGTAACCCCTCAAATCACATGTATTATTTAAACAGaatgaaaaaatcaaattcgaAAGATACGAGTCATAACAAGtaatcgaaaaaaaaatttgtataattaatacCTGGAAAACATGAAATTTGCTGCTTTGTGATAGCTAAgagaattaattagttaatgaAAACTAAGAATAGAAGTGTGTCAACACACGCCAGTGAAGCAAGTAGAGGATAGAAAGCCAATTAAAGCCTTAACAAGAGAGCATGCTGAAATCGTGCAACTACCATTAAGCAAAGCTTAGgctttaattagttttaattgtatgttaattaattaattaattataagtgttgtgtttaattattgtaatattcttttttttttctgaaattttttcaattcaatatcGTGAAGTGCGTTGGCAAAGTGTGAGAAAGAGAGTGTGAAACGGACTTTACGTTTAACACCCTCCTCAAATGTTTTTACTCATCATATTCTCTCTAATTTAGCATATTTTCagttacattaaattttttcttccccccccaaaaaaaaaaaaaaattataattaagtaaaaaaagaaattagtgTTAGTTTTTTGgtcttcaatttctttgttgTCTTTAGATGCTCTCCTCTCTCTTTTAACCAAAATCCTACTATATTTAACTCTCTCTATTACTTAATTACAAACTCAATCCAAATTTTAGACGGACTAATTCTTCACTCCTCTAATTTACTCTTCTCTATTGGGTGGCCTTTTTTTGACTCTAAAAACtgaccattttctttttcccaatataaatacacacacatcCCTGATCTCCCCCCCACTCTCTCTCATTCTTAAGCtcatcatttttcattctCTCTTTTACCCACATTCTCTCTTAAgcttttattctaatttaatttaatatggaAGAAGCTCAAGAGGAAGTGTTGATGATCAACAGCAGCAACAAAGATCAGCAATCTCACAATAATAACATCGTAAAAGGCAAACGAACCAAACGCCAGCGCCCTCAATCTCCGGTCCCTTTCGTTGTCAATGGTACCATTCACGATAATACAAATCTTTCGTCATCACCGGCGGTGAGCTCGGCGGAGGAGTTTTTCGACAGCACGGAGGAAGACGAGGACATGGCCAATTGTCTCATTCTGCTAGCTCAATGCCAATCAACAAGAGAGTCACCACCAAAGCCAAAGCCAGCTCATTATGATGTTCACGAACAGGAAGAAATTGCACAATTACAGATAAACAACAACGTCAATAACAGTGGTATGAAATTTAACAGCAGGAGGTTTCTTGAAGCTCCGGGTACGGGTACGGGCACCGGCAAGGGCGGGTGTTATGTTTACGAGTGTAAGACTTGCAACAGAACGTTCCCTTCGTTTCAAGCACTCGGCGGTCACAGAGCGAGTCACAAGAAACCGAAGGCCATGCTGATGAATGATGATAGGTTATCGCTCAAGTCACAACATcaacagcaacagcaacagcaGTTTCTCGTTTCGAAATCGGATGATGAGGAAGAAGATGGCAATTTCCGAAACGTTTCGTCTCTTTCTTTGCAGCTAAGTAATAACAATAGGggtcataataataataataataatagcagCTTTTATAGCGGCAACATCAACAACGGCGTCGTGAAGGGAAACAGCAGCAAGGTTCATGAATGTTCGATTTGTGGGGCTGAGTTTACATCGGGGCAAGCTTTGGGCGGGCATATGAGGCGGCATAGGTCGGCGCCGGTTGCCGCGACGGCGGCGGCGATGGCGACGACGAACACAACGCTGTCGTTGACGCCAATGGCTGTTGTGGAAGCTGGACAAGATCAGCCAAGAAAATCATCATCGTCGTCGTCATCATCAAGAAATAATCTTTTGTCATTAGACTTGGATCTTAACCTGCCGGCGCCGGAAGACGATCCGAAGGAATCTAAATTACCCTTTTCTTcaaagcaacaacaacaacaacaacagcaacagcaGCCGCAGCAGCAGCAAAAATCATCTCTTGTCTTCACCGCCGCGGCAGCTTTGGTGGATTGTCATTATTGATGATAAaaaggtttttcttttttttaaaaaaaattaacttttggGACGTTTTATATTCCATGCAGTGCAGTGACAGAAGAAAATTGATGTGGATGACGTTGAATATCACCACaattgttttaattctttttactggagaaaaaaataaaaattatatatatgtaaagattcttttgattcttttatttaaagtgtTCAATTTGTTGATGAACTTGAATTGGTATTCGATAACTTGACAATTAAAGCAATGAATATTGGtactgttattattatcattttttatttttattttggttactGATGATGAGAAGCCTGTAGTGATCATGAAAATTGCATGATGggcatcttttttctttactttttcttttcttaattttttcagTTGAAAAGGGGGAATGTGTTACATTACACATACTTGATTGAAAACAGAAATTTTGTTACTCTTTGGATTTGtcaccaccaccatcaccaAAGgccaaatgaaaagaaaaaacaaaagaaattattgaaattatgaattttggGGCTGTAATTAATTAGCAAATGTGGTTTATGTAAAATAGCTTCCTACCCAGCTAATTTTGTTGTGTTTAATTACTTGCTTGATCAAGCTTCTATTTGTTAGTTAACTAGCCTACTCAACACACCTCAGCAAatgcatgtgtgtgtgtgtgtggatATATATCCACTGCTGCTTGAATGACGTACAAGCCTTAAATTGCACTACTGGGTTTCAGTGTTTCTGTTGCTTCTTCTATCTTCAATGCATGTGCTCGTCAGATCCACATCTTAGTCAAGCAGTTGAGTATGGATTATCAAAGCTGATTCAGTTATCAGATTTctaaaaacaacaaattaattgtCATTAATTTGTTGTAATTGATCACAAGTTACTATGGCAAAGCacataagtgtgaaatgaTAAGATTGACTAAAACGACACAATTTAATCCAATCTGATAATTAAGATCGACTTAATTGCAATGCggttctcttttttttttttgtcttagaCTAATCTCAAGCAAGGAAATTAATACTAGTTGTAACATGACGTGAGTAAAATTattccaattaattaattcagcCAGTAAAATTTTATGGGTTAGTACTAAAATCCAAGATTATTGTTTCCAAATCACAAAGCTAAACTTGGTTAAGAACTACTAATATTTATTGTGACAAAAACAGGGCAGCTAGTTCAAACTTTTACAATAACTATTAACAGCTAATacattcaaatatatatacgTAAAATAATTGTGGCAAATGACTTATGAGCTTTGTGTCAGCTTGCATATAATAGTTGGCGATAATACCCATTTAAggcttttttttattttaattaagagcTATGGCTAGCTAACTAGCCTTGTACCCAAATGCTTTGGCCATGTTTTCTGGCACCATTTTTTAAGCATCATTAGCTGTTGTTTAAGTAATAGTTAGGTGTCTGTCTAGCTCTAAGAAAGACAGCAAATTTTGCAATAGTTTTTTAGATGCCCATTGGCTGGGCATATGCTTCACTAGTGCTTAATTTTTAAGGGtttggtctttttttttttttttaaagagctGAAAAAGGGGTGTAAACTGTTAGGTTAGAGATGAGTGTACAAGTCGTGCTTATATTTTAGGAATAATTTGGTCAAATTTCTTGTAAGGTTTGGTATGAGAATTTTAAATCTAGTACTCATCTTGATCGTTGTTGAATTGTAATAATAAGTTTAGTATCTATCGcaatcttaatttaaattaagataaattacATTGAAATGGTTAATTAGAAAATCCAAAACGTCTAATTAGCAAATACTATACTATTGTTGATATGCTTTTAACTTTGACTATTTCCTCACAAACTAAGATGAGATTAGCCACAACACTATTACTTGTATATTCGTgtgttgaaattattttgtgaacTTTAACACCAAAATTGGCTTCCTTACTCCTAATCTTcatgagaatttattttagaaaaatgttACGCTTAAAAAGTAATACAAACCACTAATATATTAGGTGATCGATTGATAAAGATTGAGATAATCACTCTtggtgatttatttttttttcatctttaatttaattcttatcAGACACGTGACTCttataaaattcatcataTATATGACAGTGAgatgaaataatataatttcttatcaaaagctaatttgtaaatatatgGATGAAGTTATTCGTCTATTGAATGGATGgtaatgttttataatttatgaaatttccTTGTCCAACCATCCCAATACATAAGCCACATGTTACAAATTAGCTTCACACTAATTAATCATCATAGATGACTTCATTCATTACTAAGCCTATATTCACACTGATCACAGATGACTTCATTCATCAAACAAGTGTTTCATATCTGATTAGAGATTACAGCAATTACACAGAAACAAAGATCAATCAATTTGACTCTCTATGCACAAATTTATGGCATTACAAAAAGTGACTATCAATCAGCTTTTCATATGCTAATCTAGCTAGCAATAATAACCAATCTTGTAACTAACTTGCTGAGCTTTCGAAACTCGTAACCAAACTCCTTCTGACATTGCAGCCACATAACCAACTGTAAACTGAATTTTAACCTCCTTGGTCAACACCACATCACTCATGATAAAATCTTACTCAACCGgaaattatttcttaaatattcaCATCATATATCTCTTGCAAGCTTAACGCAGAACGACAGAAAGCTCTGATAAAACCATTTAGAGTTAGAGGCAGACAATTGAGGAGatgaagagggaaaaaaagaaggaattaGTTTACCTCATTCTATTCCATTATTTCGGGGCAAGCAGATCATTTATGGTGAAAATGATGAGTGTTGTAGATCACATGCCATAGAAAATTCCAACGGGTGCTGCGCGAGATCGACGATGAAGATTAGCTAACGCAATTTggaaattagggttttgtattttcaatttttaattttttaatatttaacttttttggTCAATTTgagcattttaaaatttcaatggGCAAAATGAGAAACCCCATTCCTGATTCCCAAGAGTAATATGGATCCCATATGTTGATGACTTATTCCCGTTCTCCCaacaaattttgtaaataaaaaaagtattgaTTCACATTCCAGTAATCTAATTTCTATTACTAATTAGTAAACATACCATAATCATATTTGATCTAATACTCCATTACATTCATACAGCTTATAAAACACCTTGATAGGTCTTTAcctcttaaattttttgaataatcttATCCTAATCCTTCGGATTCGGATTGAGTAAGAAATTTTGACCCAATCCaaccaaaatttcatttttgaagATTGAGAGGAATTGGCAACCAAACCACTAGCTAAACCACATGCAACTTCACTAATTTgcaaaaatctattatatataaCTACGAAATTGactctatattattttttgaacggttaccattaaaataaattacgtCAAAACGAAGgtttttaaatcatttcaaCCTTATATCATTTCTGTCACCTTCGCGGGTAGGGTATACACCAATGGGCCTTCTCATTTCTCCGTTCTTGGGCTTTAAGCCCACACATCTACTGATATTTTACTTACCATGCCAAACCAAACCTCTTCACTCTCGCCTCGGAGACTGTAGTTTCTCAAAGCactgtaaataataaaaaattgaggaCACTTTCGTTTCTCAAGTAAATTCATCTTCAGTTCAGATTATGATAAATACCCAATTTCGTTTCTTAAGcattataaaaacataaataattggGGACACTTGTTCGAGCCCCTAAATAAACTCTTTCCTCTTTTCATAGAACGTAGaacataattagatttttctctaattattagtgacaataaattttttacccatGCTCTCAAGAGACATTTAAACTCTGCGTATTTCAATCCCAATACACTATGGTCgcgtttattttttggagtggAAGTGAGAAGTGTAGATTTCTCTCACTCCAGtgtttatttaactaatttgaGGAAGGATTTAGAATCCCACTCCGTAAACTCCACTCCTCCCACTTCTcctatttctattatttttcttatttaatttaatatttaataaaataaaataaataatattatatttatttgaataattttattatatttaactaaataataatttacattgattctaagttaaaattacttaaaaataataatattatattaataaagaattaataaatattactatatgctatcttcatttgaaaatataatattattatatttattttaaaaataatagtactatatttatttaatattaataattaataataataaatcgtttattctaagaaaatattaattgtgtgctaaataatattatattattattttatataataatatttaaatttaatataattatattaaataaaataaaataatgtttcattttttatttacccTTCTTTTTTACcctccttttattaaatttactataattatatttaataaatatttaaataatattattatatttaactaaataataatttgatttgattctaagtttaaattacttaaataatattactatatttatttttaaataatattattatatttatttttaaataatagtaatatatttatttaatattaataattaatactaataaatagtttattctaaaaaaaatattaatttcgtACTATGttaatactaaaaatatttcatttatatggcccttatcaataatttttaatttatataattaaaattaaaattaattaaaaattgtgatgtacataattaagaatattaataattattataaatttacaaatataataaaataaatttttattaattaaatatatatttttattaactttgtaattaaaaaatataattctttaaataaggataaaattataatttaaaactatttactcccaatctaagataaagtaaacacataaattgaattataattttcattccaTACTTCCATgccagtgtaagtaaacaacctattcccactcccactctaCACTCTCAATCCTAAGATTCTCACTCCTTATAATTTCCActtcaatccaaaaagtaaacactaTCTATATATTTTAGATGTAacaatgtttaaaaaaaaaagaaaaaaaaaaggaaagaaaaaaaacaattgcaaagaaaatgagagatcGCCTGGCTTCAGTACTTTTTCCCCCGTTGCTGCAAATTTTCTATGGGTATTATAGTCTTTTTATTTATCCTTTTGGTTAATATTCATCTGCAGGTTTTTCAGCagttattttcataaaaccaACATGGTTATTTTTACAAACAAATTTACTCATCTCTCCGTCGAGACCTGTGCCTCCATTGCTTCTTTACTATTTGATACTTTCGTTTATCGTACCTTCTCCAGTAACAACCATAGCCGGCCGCCGCCACCGCCACATTGCTCCGGTCGCCTCCGTCTCCTCATTTATACTTCTCTGACGGTTACAAAGCGAGTCGTTACTGTAAGTTTCCACCAagtgtttaaattatttttcaaattttggtttataaagtttttaattattgggTTTCTAATATTTAGGTTGCTTCTGTTAATGGATCATTCAAATAGTGGGAAAGAAGCATTAGAAGGAATTGGAAATGATGGAGAGCTCAAAGTTGGAATGGAGGTAAAATCAGATGCTGAAGCTTATAATTTGTGCAATAATTATGCCTTTCGAAAGGGTTTTAGTCTTCGAAAAGGGCATGTTCGTAGAGATGCATCGGGTAATATTCGGCAACGGGATTTTgtatgttcaaaagaagggtTTCCAGTGGATGAAGACTTGTGTGATGCGAAAAGGTGTAATAGGTTAGAGACAAGGACTGGTTGTAAGGCTTTGATACGTTTTACTGTAAGTAATGGGGTGTGGATGATTTCGCATATTAACTTTGAGCACAATCATGAATTGGCTAAACCTGAAGAAAGACAATTTTTAAGATCATGtcgaaaaatatttgaagctTCTGGGGGTGTTGATGTTGGTAGGAGACGGACGAAACCTGTTTCTTATTTAGGAAATGATTTCGGTGGTGATAGGAATGTTCAGTTTGCTAAGAAAGATATGGAGAATTATTTGCCAAGGGAGATGGGTAATATGATGGAACCAGGGGATGCGCAAAGTTTGCTGAACTATTTTAGACGTAAAAAGTGCGAGGATCCAAGCTTTTTCTATGCTGTCCAGGTGAACCAGTTGAATCAAGCgacaaatttcttttggagAGATGGTAGATCGAAGTTAGATTATGATTGTTTCGGTGATGTGGTCTCATTTGACACAACATTTCGAC contains these protein-coding regions:
- the LOC102611905 gene encoding zinc finger protein ZAT5 — encoded protein: MEEAQEEVLMINSSNKDQQSHNNNIVKGKRTKRQRPQSPVPFVVNGTIHDNTNLSSSPAVSSAEEFFDSTEEDEDMANCLILLAQCQSTRESPPKPKPAHYDVHEQEEIAQLQINNNVNNSGMKFNSRRFLEAPGTGTGTGKGGCYVYECKTCNRTFPSFQALGGHRASHKKPKAMLMNDDRLSLKSQHQQQQQQQFLVSKSDDEEEDGNFRNVSSLSLQLSNNNRGHNNNNNNSSFYSGNINNGVVKGNSSKVHECSICGAEFTSGQALGGHMRRHRSAPVAATAAAMATTNTTLSLTPMAVVEAGQDQPRKSSSSSSSSRNNLLSLDLDLNLPAPEDDPKESKLPFSSKQQQQQQQQQQPQQQQKSSLVFTAAAALVDCHY